A single window of Bufo bufo chromosome 10, aBufBuf1.1, whole genome shotgun sequence DNA harbors:
- the LOC120980063 gene encoding protein kinase C delta type-like, protein MESLKEADSAISAYKQLQKTILNNRKNIREEVPARRRINKEKVLKQRRNINSAELVLEELLQVTPKRITCPRSESSESLNLRRLETQKRIKNNRDWVLQSRRRLRYLSPVEDKNGANRSRPSFINTTSRQYEHHSCMVSPANTSGESLKPCPGIWLIPTEHSNIMALPTRDMPVNGSFKNWDVPAEESLYPSCGLINTKTSIDHEDLPFLKELGKGGYGKVLLAQDQDTEELLAVKIMEKKLMNTKISVELEIMELAVGSRFLTYLRTSMETAKYFIIVMDYMAGGDLRQFMAGKLPLNMDTARFFASEMVCGLQFLHEHGIIHRDIKPANVLLDNIGHIRIADFGLCAIGVFGEDMQTGYAGTVGYIAPEMMNGEPYNHLVDSFSFGVTVFKMLTGDQPFNSYGTKMQYKRSLQEDEPYYPAWMCPDAINILQGLLSKSPCSRLAVTSTIRSHPFFRPVNWSNVESGSTHPPFHMDIRPSHSPELERRRRSSTSSSSSTSTDS, encoded by the exons ATGGAGAGCCTCAAAGAGGCTGACTCTGCAATCTCTGCCTATAAACAACTGCAGAAGACCATTCTCAACAACAGAAAGAACATCAGAGAAGAGGTACCTGCAAGACGGAGGATCAACAAGGAGAAGGTCCTCAAACAGCGCAGAAATATTAACAGCGCAGAGTTAGTACTAGAAGAGCTTCTCCAAGTAACACCAAAACGCATCACTTGCCCCAGATCTGAAAGCTCAGAGAGTCTAAACCTCAGAAGATTGGAAACCCAGAAAAGGATTAAGAACAACAGAGACTGGGTTCTCCAGAGTAGGAGGAGACTCAGATATCTGAGCCCAGTGGAAGACAAAAATGGCGCAAACAGGTCCAGGCCATCATTTATCAACACCACATCCAGACAATACGAACATCACAGCTGCATGGTGTCTCCAGCCAATACATCAG GTGAAAGCCTAAAGCCATGTCCTGGCATTTGGCTCATCCCAACTGAGCACTCCAACATCATGGCCCTACCAACAAGGGACATGCCAGTAAATGGCTCTTTTAAGAACTGGGATGTGCCGGCAGAAGAAAGCCTTTATCCATCATGTGGTCTTATTAACACCAAAACATCTATTGACCATGAGGACCTCCCTTTCCTTAAAGAACTCGGAAAAGGAGGCTATGGAAAG GTTCTTTTGGCACAAGATCAAGACACCGAGGAGCTACTGGCTGTCAAAATAATGGAGAAAAAGCTCATGAACACCAAAATCTCCGTAGAGCTTGAGATCATGGAACTGGCTGTCGGGAGTCGCTTCCTGACCTACCTGCGAACATCTATGGAGACAGCAAAGTATTTCATCATTGTCATGGATTATATGGCCGGAGGAGACCTGCGCCAATTTATGGCAGGAAAGCTGCCTTTAAATATGGACACAGCAAG ATTCTTTGCATCAGAAATGGTCTGCGGACTTCAGTTCCTGCATGAACACGGCATCATCCACCG TGACATAAAGCCTGCTAACGTCCTCCTAGATAACATCGGACACATCAGAATCGCTGACTTTGGACTATGTGCCATTGGCGTATTTGGGGAGGACATGCAGACAGGCTATGCAGGGACAGTTGGATACATCGCCCCAGAG ATGATGAACGGAGAACCTTACAATCATCTGGTGGATTCCTTTTCCTTTGGCGTCACGGTATTCAAGATGCTAACAGGTGATCAGCCATTCAACAGCTACGGGACAAAAATGCAGTATAAACGATCTCTGCAAGAGGACGAGCCTTATTATCCAGCATGGATGTGCCCAGATGCCATCAACATCCTACAAGGG CTCCTCAGCAAGTCCCCATGTAGCCGCCTGGCAGTAACATCTACCATCAGATCACACCCGTTCTTCAGACCAGTAAACTGGTCCAATGTGGAGTCCGGCAGCACCCACCCACCTTTCCATATGGACATT CGACCATCTCACAGTCCAGAACTGGAAAGGAGAAGACGATCTTCAACATCATCATCGTCTTCAACATCTACAGACTCCTAG